The Montipora capricornis isolate CH-2021 chromosome 6, ASM3666992v2, whole genome shotgun sequence genome has a window encoding:
- the LOC138051660 gene encoding uncharacterized protein has translation MGWQKRGKGHNSRTGHAAAMSLATGKVLDYVTKKKACRTCEAAKRAGRQPKKHDCRKNHSGSSKAMEASAAVELFTNVTKSNVKFSTYAGDDDSTTELHLKQKVPCGVEKWSDTVHIKRSLTTRLYNLSQRSKFPNCSILSQKVINYLVKCFTYCIAQNKGNHIKMKTGMQNIVPHAFGDHHGCDESWCGSKKDPENYNHRDLPYGKDLHGDNLKLALISLFGEYSTDTVIRKLVPAANSQRNESLNSVVGSKNPKIRYYGGSESNDFRVSCRISQINLGYTYIPHTLEALNIDPGFFCKQFNQKMERKTTMDKNRKSAVTFKRRRSQLNKQNISDTSKKEAKEGTMYQSNIGLNLTSETTTELNTVSELCSVITKEQQEDYQKSVPNNIQRPSIKKEKYNDSIFYNFVLFDTETNSTGKLAELCQLAAVDKSGKNFSCYILPNRDIDAHASKVNNLTIKTVNGIRTLCKDNHPVTVLPLEEALTQFLNFLKASTTEASNRTTKKVYTVLAGHNAATFDVPILLRNGGHNFVAELSSVNIKCADTLLLFKSLIKDKHPSLQNEQGQFPKSNQSSLCERLFKETFEAHDALEDVSALRRILFSSRLALSNETIVNRSSLMSVKDAAEDMKYLDDRHNRLLSFKGKLYNPGHQDSPVKQNIAEKMAGSGLEYEDLKNLFNRFGRKGLVCILSQPPLSARSSAPRVTRTKRIVLAILKHFEEISKNSA, from the coding sequence ATGGGTTGGCAAAAGCGTGGCAAGGGCCACAATTCTCGTACTGGCCATGCAGCAGCCATGAGTTTAGCTACTGGTAAAGTTCTAGATtatgttacaaaaaaaaaggccTGTCGCACCTGTGAAGCTGCAAAAAGGGCAGGCAGACAGCCAAAAAAACATGATTGCAGAAAAAACCACTCAGGTTCATCCAAGGCCATGGAGGCTAGTGCTGCAGTTGAACTTTTCACCAATGTAACAAAATCAAATGTGAAATTTTCCACATATGCAGGGGATGATGATTCCACTACTGAACTTCACTTAAAGCAAAAGGTGCCATGTGGTGTAGAAAAGTGGAGTGACACTGTTCATATAAAAAGGTCCCTAACGACACGACTCTATAATTTAAGTCAGCGAAGTAAGTTTCCAAATTGTTCAATATTGTCACAAAAAGTTATCAATTACCTTGTGAAGTGCTTTACATATTGCATAGCACAAAACAAGGGAAATcacataaaaatgaaaactggAATGCAAAACATAGTTCCCCATGCATTTGGTGATCATCATGGCTGCGATGAATCCTGGTGTGGTTCTAAGAAAGATCCAGAGAATTATAACCACAGAGACCTTCCCTATGGCAAAGACCTCCATGGAGACAACCTTAAATTGGCTTTGATATCCCTGTTTGGAGAATACAGCACTGATACTGTCATTCGGAAATTGGTCCCTGCTGCAAATTCTCAGCGCAATGAATCTCTGAACAGTGTGGTGGGCTCTAAAAACCCCAAGATTCGTTACTATGGAGGAAGTGAAAGTAACGACTTTAGAGTGTCTTGTAGAATATCACAAATCAATTTAGGATACACCTATATACCCCACACTTTGGAAGCCCTCAACATAGATCCGGGATTTTTCTGCAAACAATTTAAtcaaaaaatggaaaggaaaaccACAATggacaaaaacagaaaatcagCAGTCACATTCAAACGACGCCGATCACAGTTgaacaaacaaaacatttcagaCACCTCCAAGAAAGAGGCAAAGGAAGGTACTATGTACCAAagtaacattggtctgaacCTTACTAGTGAAACAACAACAGAACTGAACACAGTCTCTGAACTTTGTAGTGTAATTACAAAAGAACAGCAAGAAGACTACCAGAAATCAGTTCCGAACAACATTCAAAGACCGtcaattaaaaaggaaaaatacaatgacagtattttttataattttgtgtTGTTTGACACTGAAACAAATTCCACTGGCAAATTAGCCGAGCTCTGCCAGCTTGCAGCAGTGGACAAGTCAGGTAAAAATTTCTCGTGCTATATTCTTCCAAACAGAGACATCGATGCTCATGCTTCAAAAGTAAACAACCTAACAATTAAGACTGTGAATGGAATCCGCACTCTTTGCAAGGACAATCACCCTGTTACAGTTTTACCTTTAGAGGAAGCACTTACGCAATTCTTAAACTTCTTGAAGGCGAGTACCACTGAGGCTTCGAACCgcaccacaaaaaaagtttacaCAGTCTTAGCAGGACATAATGCCGCCACGTTTGATGTCCCTATACTTCTTCGGAACGGTGGACACAATTTTGTTGCTGAACTCAGTTCTGTGAACATCAAGTGTGCTGACACTCTTCTCCTCTTCAAATCACTGATTAAGGACAAGCACCCATCTCTACAAAATGAACAAGGTCAATTTCCAAAGTCAAACCAAAGTTCTCTTTGCGAACGCCTGTTTAAGGAAACTTTTGAAGCCCACGACGCCCTGGAAGATGTCTCTGCCCTCCGTAGAATCTTGTTTTCCTCCAGACTGGCTCTTTCAAATGAAACAATCGTAAACAGAAGCTCGTTGATGTCAGTGAAAGATGCTGCAGAAGACATGAAATACCTCGACGACCGCCACAACCGACTTCTGTCTTTTAAAGGAAAGTTGTACAATCCAGGTCATCAAGATAGCCCAGTAAAACAGAACATCGCAGAGAAAATGGCTGGAAGTGGTCTTGAATACGAAGATTTGAAGAATTTGTTCAACAGGTTTGGGAGAAAAGGGCTTGTTTGCATTCTATCACAGCCGCCATTGTCTGCTCGCTCGTCGGCGCCAAGAGTCACCCGTacaaaaagaatagtgcttgcAATATTGAAACATTTCGAGGAAATTTCAAAGAATTCCGCTTAA